The following proteins are encoded in a genomic region of Oncorhynchus kisutch isolate 150728-3 linkage group LG6, Okis_V2, whole genome shotgun sequence:
- the LOC109892492 gene encoding rhodopsin-like, whose product MPQVIMDAKDWIEALIRGLMCLVGILGNNWLGLRSLPGPKSHLRTNELLFINLAVSNLITNYLVDLPDTMADFAGRWFLGEAYCGVFRFCSDLSETSSIFSTLFISVFWYQKLVGSLKRGGAPVQLDSLCLVACLLAGSWTVAGVFSVPHFFFVQVDSGNESHKDCIEVFPSQTARQTYETLYLTLANALPIAGIVFSSIQIVITLLRNQMRIKGLTSDHHKGTDNTLPNQREKMDISEKYDETGIKTSDKEADLPIVASPDFPQSSRNQRISDIRPNLPGVSCSVLPCAGPSVVHSSISSPLYQVEVGESRVRASPDLQRTSQPPAKLSPGTQVKAAKSVVAVATVFVVCWVTHLLLRISSNIHKSSVVVEVASYIASSYTCIIPYIFLYGVKKLSCSCRR is encoded by the coding sequence ATGCCTCAGGTCATCATGGATGCAAAGGATTGGATCGAAGCCTTAATCCGAGGGCTGATGTGCCTAGTAGGGATCCTGGGGAACAACTGGCTGGGTCTTCGCTCTCTCCCTGGACCTAAGTCCCATCTCCGCACCAACGAGCtcctcttcatcaacctggccgtCTCCAACCTCATCACCAACTACCTGGTGGACCTCCCTGATACCATGGCTGACTTTGCTGGCCGCTGGTTCCTGGGGGAAGCCTACTGCGGTGTGTTCCGGTTCTGCTCGGACCTGTCGGAGACCAGCAGTATCTTCTCTACCTTGTTTATTAGTGTGTTCTGGTACCAGAAGCTGGTGGGCTCTCTGAAACGCGGAGGAGCTCCGGTCCAGCTGGACAGCCTCTGTCTCGTAGCCTGTCTCCTGGCTGGCAGCTGGACAGTGGCTGGGGTCTTCAGTGTTCCACACTTCTTCTTTGTCCAGGTGGACAGTGGGAATGAGAGCCACAAGGACTGTATAGAAGTATTTCCCTCCCAAACTGCAAGGCAGACCTATGAGACATTGTATCTGACCCTCGCAAACGCCCTCCCCATCGCTGGTATAGTGTTCTCCAGCATCCAGATTGTGATCACTCTGCTAAGGAACCAGATGCGTATCAAGGGCCTGACTTCTGACCATCACAAGGGGACAGATAATACTCTACCTAACCAGCGGGAGAAGATGGACATCTCAGAGAAATATGATGAAACAGGCATCAAGACTTCTGATAAAGAGGCAGATTTACCAATAGTTGCTTCTCCAGATTTCCCTCAGAGTTCTAGAAACCAGAGGATTTCAGACATCCGCCCCAACCTGCCTGGTGTCTCCTGCTCTGTCCTACCTTGTGCAGGACCCTCTGTTGTACACAGCTCAATCAGTTCCCCCCTCTACCAGGTTGAGGTTGGTGAGAGCAGAGTCAGAGCTTCACCAGATCTCCAGAGGACCTCCCAGCCTCCAGCTAAGCTCAGCCCAGGCACGCAGGTGAAGGCAGCCAAGAGCGTGGTGGCTGTGGCCACTGTGTTTGTGGTGTGCTGGGTGACCCACCTCTTACTGAGGATATCCAGCAACATCCACAAGTCCTCCGTAGTGGTGGAGGTGGCCAGCTACATCGCATCCTCTTACACCTGCATCATACCTTACATCTTCCTCTATGGAGTAAAGAAACTGTCTTGCTCCTGCCGAAGGTAG